From Vitis vinifera cultivar Pinot Noir 40024 chromosome 5, ASM3070453v1, the proteins below share one genomic window:
- the LOC100263056 gene encoding inorganic phosphate transporter 1-4-like — MAGEQLQVLNALDLAKTQWYHFTAIVIAGMGFFTDAYDLFSISLVTKLLGRIYYHVDGAAKPGILPPNVSAAVNGVALCGTLAGQLFFGWLGDKMGRKSVYGMTLILMVVCSIASGLSFGDEPKAVIATLCFFRFWLGFGIGGDYPLSATIMSEYANKKTRGAFIAAVFAMQGFGILAGGIVSLIVSAAFDHKFKAPSYQLDPVGSTVPQADYIWRIILMFGAVPAGLTYYWRMKMPETARYTALVAKNAKKAAADMSKVLQVDIEAEESKVEKLATEPTNSFGLFSKEFAKRHGLHLIGTTTTWFLLDIAFYSQNLFQKDIFSAIGWIPKAETMNAVQEVYRIAKAQTLIALCSTVPGYWFTVALIDYMGRFAIQLMGFFFMTVFMFALAIPYHHWTLKPNRIGFVVIYSFTFFFANFGPNATTFVVPAEIFPARLRSTCHGISAASGKAGAIIGAFGFLYAAQNQDKTKTDAGYPPGIGVKNSLIVLGVVNFLGMLFTFLVPEPKGKSLEELTGENDQEDRPQVDQQSPSTRTGPV, encoded by the coding sequence ATGGCTGGAGAACAATTGCAAGTGCTTAATGCACTCGATTTGGCAAAGACTCAATGGTACCATTTCACTGCAATTGTGATTGCCGGAATGGGTTTCTTTACAGATGCGTATGATCTATTTAGCATCTCCCTCGTAACCAAATTACTCGGCCGTATATACTACCATGTTGATGGTGCAGCAAAGCCAGGCATATTACCTCCCAATGTTTCAGCTGCTGTCAATGGCGTTGCACTGTGTGGCACCCTAGCTGGCCAGCTCTTCTTTGGCTGGCTTGGTGACAAAATGGGCAGAAAGAGCGTCTATGGCATGACCCTTATTCTCATGGTCGTTTGCTCCATTGCCTCTGGACTTTCCTTTGGAGATGAGCCGAAGGCTGTCATAGCCACACTTTGTTTCTTCCGGTTCTGGCTTGGCTTTGGCATTGGTGGTGATTATCCCCTTTCTGCCACCATCATGTCGGAGTACGCGAACAAGAAGACTCGTGGGGCCTTTATTGCTGCAGTTTTCGCCATGCAGGGCTTTGGAATTTTGGCTGGTGGAATAGTTTCACTCATTGTCTCAGCTGCATTTGATCACAAGTTCAAGGCTCCGTCCTACCAACTAGATCCAGTTGGCTCCACTGTGCCACAAGCTGATTATATCTGGCGCATTATTTTGATGTTTGGAGCTGTGCCTGCTGGTCTGACTTACTACTGGCGAATGAAGATGCCTGAGACAGCTCGATACACCGCCCTCGTTGCCAAGAATGCGAAGAAGGCAGCTGCTGACATGTCTAAGGTGTTGCAAGTGGACATTGAAGCCGAAGAGTCCAAGGTGGAGAAGCTGGCAACGGAACCTACCAATTCTTTTGGTTTATTCTCCAAGGAATTTGCCAAAAGACACGGCCTTCATTTGATTGGAACCACTACTACTTGGTTCTTGCTGGACATTGCTTTCTACAGTCAAAATCTTTTCCAGAAGGACATTTTCAGCGCAATTGGGTGGATTCCAAAAGCCGAGACCATGAATGCAGTTCAAGAGGTTTATAGAATAGCAAAGGCTCAAACCTTAATTGCACTATGCAGTACTGTTCCTGGGTACTGGTTTACAGTGGCTCTCATTGATTATATGGGAAGGTTTGCTATTCAACTCATGGGTTTTTTCTTCATGACCGTCTTCATGTTTGCGCTTGCTATTCCTTACCATCATTGGACTTTAAAGCCCAACCGAATTGGATTCGTCGTAATATACTCATTCACCTTCTTCTTTGCAAATTTTGGACCCAATGCAACCACCTTTGTTGTGCCAGCAGAAATTTTCCCTGCAAGGCTAAGGTCAACTTGCCACGGAATATCTGCAGCATCTGGGAAGGCTGGTGCCATAATTGGGGCGTTTGGCTTCCTATATGCCGCCCAAAACCAAGACAAAACCAAGACAGATGCAGGCTACCCACCTGGTATTGGAGTAAAAAATTCGCTCATTGTGCTCGGGGTAGTCAACTTCTTGGGGATGCTCTTTACTTTCTTGGTCCCGGAACCAAAGGGAAAATCATTGGAGGAGTTGACAGGAGAGAATGATCAAGAGGATAGACCTCAAGTGGACCAGCAGTCCCCTTCTACCAGGACTGGTCCAGTCTAG